In Peromyscus eremicus chromosome 2, PerEre_H2_v1, whole genome shotgun sequence, a single genomic region encodes these proteins:
- the Tex48 gene encoding testis-expressed protein 48 isoform X2 → MATHQNLASKIFCLCCRDCEEAVIESSKDPRQTEGSQPPTYSSQSQKNELNKQNPKHTNAQSFFGQEKRYSSSSSDFEDINISGHQKDFQKRLSHNCSDNWPVFKACDLRKP, encoded by the exons ATGG CAACACACCAAAACCTGGCCTCAAAGATATTCTGTTTATGCTGTCGGGATTGTGAGGAAGCTGTCATTGAGAGCTCCAAGGATCCTAGACAAACCGAAGGGAGCCAGCCACCAACCTACA GTTCGCAGTCCCAGAAGAAtgagttaaacaaacaaaatcccaagcACACTAATGCACAGTCCTTCTTTGGTCAAGAAAAGAGGTACTCTTCCAGCAGCAGTGATTTTGAAG aTATTAACATAAGTGGTCATCAAAAGGATTTTCAAAAGAGACTTTCACACAACTGCTCTGACAACTGGCCAGTGTTTAAGGCATGTGACCTTAGGAAACCCTGA
- the Tex48 gene encoding testis-expressed protein 48 isoform X1, with amino-acid sequence MATHQNLASKIFCLCCRDCEEAVIESSKDPRQTEGSQPPTYSSQSQKNELNKQNPKHTNAQSFFGQEKRYSSSSSDFEELTAYNIQTGYPKKNLNRYYQEHWSFQPCLMGRP; translated from the exons ATGG CAACACACCAAAACCTGGCCTCAAAGATATTCTGTTTATGCTGTCGGGATTGTGAGGAAGCTGTCATTGAGAGCTCCAAGGATCCTAGACAAACCGAAGGGAGCCAGCCACCAACCTACA GTTCGCAGTCCCAGAAGAAtgagttaaacaaacaaaatcccaagcACACTAATGCACAGTCCTTCTTTGGTCAAGAAAAGAGGTACTCTTCCAGCAGCAGTGATTTTGAAG agctgaccgCATACAACATCCAAACAGGATAccctaaaaaaaatctaaaccgCTACTACCAGGAGCACTGGTCCTTCCAGCCGTGCCTCATGGGGAGACCCTGA